The Armatimonadota bacterium genome includes a window with the following:
- a CDS encoding 2,4-dihydroxyhept-2-ene-1,7-dioic acid aldolase — MQRVAGIRRRLGPGEASFGGWMQIGHPGVAQILAGAGLDWVAVDLEHGAVDISQCLALARILEGGGCVPLARIPHNDLIWIRRALDVGFRGLIIPLVNDAGEAASAARIAKYPPEGERGIGYAPANDFGERISPACLADANRALSLIVQIETASGVENVDAILDVPGVDGIFIGPYDLSGSYGVLGEFDHPLMQEARNRCLNACRQRGKLAGVHVVQPDPDEVRARLSEGFNLIALSLDVTLLQHGTRVLTTAAREAARAREGAR, encoded by the coding sequence ATGCAGCGTGTTGCGGGGATCAGACGCAGGCTCGGACCGGGCGAGGCCAGCTTCGGCGGATGGATGCAGATCGGACATCCGGGTGTCGCTCAGATCCTGGCGGGCGCCGGGCTGGACTGGGTGGCGGTGGATCTGGAGCATGGGGCGGTGGACATCTCGCAGTGCCTGGCGCTGGCGCGCATCCTGGAGGGTGGGGGATGCGTTCCGCTTGCCCGCATCCCGCACAACGACCTTATTTGGATCCGGCGGGCTCTGGATGTGGGATTCCGGGGCCTGATCATACCCTTGGTGAACGATGCCGGTGAAGCGGCCTCCGCGGCGCGGATTGCGAAATATCCGCCGGAAGGCGAGCGCGGAATCGGCTATGCCCCGGCGAACGATTTCGGTGAGCGTATTTCCCCAGCCTGCCTCGCCGATGCCAACCGGGCACTGTCCCTGATCGTCCAGATCGAGACCGCATCCGGCGTGGAGAATGTGGATGCCATCCTGGATGTGCCGGGGGTGGATGGCATCTTCATCGGTCCTTACGACCTTTCCGGCAGTTACGGCGTGCTTGGCGAGTTCGATCATCCCCTGATGCAGGAGGCCCGCAACCGGTGTCTGAACGCTTGCCGTCAGCGGGGGAAGCTTGCCGGCGTGCACGTGGTGCAGCCCGACCCGGATGAGGTCCGGGCGCGGCTTTCCGAAGGTTTCAACCTGATCGCCCTCAGCCTGGATGTCACGCTGCTACAACACGGAACGCGCGTTCTTACGACCGCCGCCAGGGAAGCCGCAAGGGCACGGGAGGGCGCGCGTTGA
- a CDS encoding CRISPR-associated protein Cas4, producing MDGDWPEDELVMVSAISHWCYCPRRCALIHLEDIFEDNVFTLKGRREHEEIHEAGHEVEAGVVVQFALPLYSRRLGLSGVADVVEFWPDGRVVPVEYKHGRRYRLGKLNDMAQVCAQAMCLEEMLGVGIPSAAIYYRGSRRRQEVHLDAELRAFTEQTIFCIRQMLATACTPPPVNDRRCPDCSLIEVCQPGLIDYLQQSRGEHPLFVPREGEGLD from the coding sequence ATGGACGGCGATTGGCCCGAAGATGAACTGGTAATGGTGAGCGCCATCTCGCACTGGTGCTACTGTCCACGCCGGTGCGCGCTTATCCACCTGGAGGACATCTTCGAGGACAACGTCTTCACGCTGAAGGGGCGGCGCGAGCACGAGGAGATCCACGAGGCCGGCCACGAGGTCGAGGCTGGTGTGGTGGTACAGTTCGCGCTGCCCCTTTACAGCCGCCGGCTGGGACTCTCCGGCGTGGCCGACGTGGTTGAGTTCTGGCCGGACGGCCGTGTGGTACCGGTGGAATACAAGCATGGCCGCCGTTACCGGCTAGGCAAACTGAACGACATGGCGCAGGTGTGCGCGCAGGCCATGTGTCTGGAAGAGATGCTGGGTGTTGGCATTCCGAGCGCGGCCATCTACTATCGCGGCTCACGCCGGAGGCAGGAAGTGCATCTGGACGCTGAACTGCGTGCATTTACGGAACAAACCATTTTCTGCATCCGCCAGATGCTGGCGACCGCTTGCACGCCCCCGCCGGTAAACGACCGGCGTTGCCCGGATTGCTCGCTGATTGAGGTCTGCCAACCCGGACTGATAGACTATCTGCAGCAAAGCCGGGGAGAGCACCCACTGTTCGTCCCGCGCGAGGGCGAGGGTCTCGATTGA
- a CDS encoding CRISPR-associated Csd1 family protein translates to MLDLLVEYARREQLVTEPGFAPKDVRWALDFDANGQFLGVLPLGNRSDKRDPGRRFTKCPDLTQPELTSGGQTKSHFLVDTCQVVANWAKSGASEKEIRDIEAKHGYFVRLLRDASTVTPCLKPVADSLADDAVLAQIRAELSGQKASPTDKITIRVDGAFPVEDSSWHAWWQTFRRTLARQGTGSQMICLATGQTVEPARTHPKISGLSDVGGMGMGSSLIGYDKDAFQSFGLSQSENGAVSEEAAAAYRAALNHLLDRHSRRLAEAKVAHWFKDRVAADEDPLEWLESAEETEKLTAQQRARELLEAIRTGQRPDLQQNHFYALTISGAAGRAMVRDWMEGQFEELVRNINGWFDDFSVVNRDGTGLAPPPKFMAVLGSTVRELDDLAAPAVAALWRSALTAGPIPRQLVAQALARARCDILDDQAANHARFGLIKAFLVREGDTDVKPYLNEDHPSPAYHCGRLMAEYAQLQHAAQGDVGAGVVQRFYAAASATPSLVLGRLARLSQFHLNKLEPGRARYFETRIADIWARIGDRPPGALKLEEQSLFALGYYQQLAADRARKAGAAPVNSVEEESNV, encoded by the coding sequence ATGCTTGACCTTCTGGTGGAATACGCGCGCCGCGAGCAGCTCGTCACTGAGCCAGGATTCGCACCGAAGGACGTCCGGTGGGCCCTGGATTTCGATGCGAATGGTCAGTTCCTGGGAGTTCTGCCTCTCGGGAACCGTTCCGACAAGCGGGATCCGGGACGTAGATTCACGAAATGTCCGGACCTCACGCAGCCGGAGTTGACTTCAGGAGGCCAGACCAAGAGTCATTTCCTGGTGGATACCTGTCAGGTGGTGGCCAACTGGGCGAAGAGCGGGGCATCCGAGAAAGAAATCCGCGACATCGAAGCAAAGCACGGGTATTTCGTGCGGCTGCTGCGTGATGCCTCAACCGTTACGCCCTGCCTGAAGCCGGTGGCGGACAGCCTGGCGGATGATGCCGTTCTGGCGCAGATCCGGGCTGAGCTCTCAGGCCAAAAGGCAAGCCCGACGGATAAGATAACCATCCGGGTGGATGGGGCCTTTCCGGTTGAGGACTCCTCCTGGCACGCCTGGTGGCAGACGTTCCGCCGCACGCTGGCCAGGCAGGGAACGGGAAGCCAGATGATCTGCCTCGCCACCGGCCAGACCGTCGAACCGGCTCGCACCCATCCCAAAATATCGGGACTCTCCGACGTGGGTGGGATGGGGATGGGCTCCTCGCTCATCGGATACGACAAGGACGCCTTCCAGTCGTTCGGTCTCTCTCAGTCCGAAAACGGAGCAGTCTCGGAAGAGGCTGCGGCCGCATATCGCGCCGCCCTGAACCACTTGCTGGACCGCCATAGCCGGCGCCTGGCGGAAGCGAAGGTGGCCCACTGGTTCAAGGACCGCGTTGCCGCTGATGAAGACCCGCTGGAGTGGCTCGAAAGCGCAGAGGAAACGGAAAAACTCACCGCTCAGCAGCGGGCACGAGAACTGCTGGAGGCCATCCGGACCGGTCAGAGGCCCGATCTGCAACAGAACCACTTCTATGCCCTGACTATCAGCGGGGCAGCGGGAAGGGCCATGGTACGGGACTGGATGGAAGGACAGTTCGAGGAGCTTGTCCGCAACATCAATGGCTGGTTCGACGACTTCTCCGTCGTCAACCGGGACGGAACCGGCCTGGCGCCGCCACCCAAGTTCATGGCGGTGCTGGGCTCTACGGTGAGGGAGCTCGATGACCTTGCCGCCCCGGCGGTGGCTGCGCTCTGGCGCTCCGCGCTGACCGCAGGACCGATCCCGCGGCAGCTTGTGGCCCAGGCGCTTGCCCGCGCGCGGTGTGACATCCTCGACGACCAGGCCGCCAACCACGCGCGGTTCGGGCTGATAAAGGCATTTCTTGTCCGGGAAGGAGACACTGACGTGAAACCCTATCTGAATGAAGATCACCCATCTCCCGCCTATCACTGCGGGAGGCTGATGGCGGAATATGCGCAGCTTCAGCATGCCGCGCAGGGGGACGTCGGCGCGGGCGTAGTGCAGAGGTTCTACGCTGCCGCCAGCGCCACGCCCTCACTGGTCCTGGGTCGACTGGCGCGGCTCAGCCAGTTCCATCTGAACAAGCTGGAGCCGGGACGGGCGCGCTACTTCGAGACGAGGATCGCAGACATTTGGGCTCGCATCGGAGACAGACCGCCTGGAGCTTTGAAGCTCGAAGAGCAGAGCCTGTTCGCCCTTGGATACTACCAGCAGCTTGCTGCCGACCGCGCCAGGAAGGCCGGCGCGGCGCCGGTGAATTCGGTTGAGGAGGAAAGCAATGTCTGA
- the cas2-1 gene encoding CRISPR-associated endoribonuclease Cas2 1: MRDDYLISYDVNTEDAAGQKRLRRASKACVNFGQRVQYSVFECRLNERELERLRAKLLKIIDPEKDSIRIYRLPGGRERCVETYGVDRYVDPDAPMIV; this comes from the coding sequence ATGCGAGACGACTATCTGATCTCATATGATGTGAACACGGAAGACGCGGCGGGCCAGAAACGCCTGCGCAGGGCATCGAAAGCTTGTGTGAATTTCGGGCAGCGCGTCCAGTATTCTGTCTTCGAATGCCGCCTGAACGAGAGGGAATTGGAGCGGCTACGGGCCAAGTTGCTGAAGATCATTGATCCTGAGAAGGATAGCATCCGCATCTATCGCCTGCCTGGCGGACGCGAACGCTGCGTGGAGACCTACGGCGTGGACCGTTACGTGGATCCTGATGCGCCGATGATCGTCTAG
- a CDS encoding type III-B CRISPR module RAMP protein Cmr4, which translates to MGNAIIFFHALTPIHTGTGQAVDVIDLPVAREKVTGWPYIPGSSIKGVLRDAAEKGDKHKRAFGPETENAKESAGNLLFCDARLLCFPVRSFSGTFAWVTCPSAITRLSRDCAAAGLDGPPPFTLPENWEFASVITTPQTALRTQRQKNGNDVRIILEEYDLTPLEYDLTPLEENISKLADFIAGKVFSDSASREHFLKRFALVHDDMFSTLTETATEVVARIALDERKKVVKQGALWYEEAVPAEAIFVSPLINAERNPEDDLIADYLVKQRLSPVQIGGNASVGRGLVRIVLNGSELNGGQ; encoded by the coding sequence ATGGGTAACGCGATTATTTTCTTCCACGCTCTGACGCCCATTCACACGGGCACTGGGCAGGCGGTGGATGTTATCGATCTGCCGGTTGCCCGCGAGAAGGTGACAGGATGGCCTTATATTCCTGGGTCGAGCATCAAAGGAGTCCTGCGGGACGCAGCCGAGAAGGGGGATAAGCACAAGCGGGCCTTCGGACCGGAGACAGAGAACGCGAAGGAATCAGCTGGCAACCTGCTGTTCTGCGACGCCAGACTGCTGTGCTTTCCGGTGCGGTCTTTCAGTGGAACCTTCGCGTGGGTGACTTGCCCTTCTGCCATCACGCGGCTCAGCAGGGATTGCGCGGCCGCTGGACTCGATGGGCCACCCCCCTTCACACTGCCGGAGAACTGGGAATTCGCCAGCGTCATTACTACTCCGCAGACCGCACTGCGAACGCAAAGGCAAAAAAATGGGAACGACGTACGCATCATCCTTGAGGAGTACGATCTTACACCCCTGGAGTACGATCTTACACCCCTGGAAGAGAACATCTCCAAGCTCGCGGACTTCATCGCTGGAAAAGTTTTTTCCGACAGCGCTTCGCGGGAGCATTTCCTGAAACGTTTTGCCCTGGTCCACGACGATATGTTCAGCACTCTCACGGAAACTGCCACTGAGGTGGTTGCGCGCATTGCGCTGGATGAGCGGAAAAAAGTGGTCAAACAAGGCGCACTGTGGTACGAGGAGGCAGTACCTGCAGAGGCGATATTCGTTAGCCCTCTCATCAACGCGGAGCGGAATCCCGAAGACGACCTGATCGCCGACTATCTCGTCAAGCAACGACTTTCCCCGGTGCAGATCGGCGGGAACGCCAGTGTGGGAAGGGGCCTGGTTCGGATCGTGCTGAACGGCTCGGAGCTTAACGGAGGGCAGTAA
- a CDS encoding type III-B CRISPR-associated protein Cas10/Cmr2, with protein MTYLVSISIGPVQDFIAAARKTRDLWAGSYLLSEISRAAAQALADKQCQLVYPSRATVVNRDLSIPNKILAIAPQGSSPADLAKEASNAAEEKLFEFLDAALEKVRTEYPEIDVKVCQSQVETFLELYAAWWPMKDGNLVEAREQVEELMAGRKALRDFAQSASSAGVPKSSLDPGRDAVLDGRKVREHRTGQEHNLDIKQGEMLDAISLTKRFGPAQRFVSTARVAADPLIRRMKGSPTLEELRGLAEEMLKQKSQLCTSFSPESFPQYAEFPYDTSLFFSEGREEVAEDPAKDLVPDFTHVLGRFLRDNELPSQLPAYYAILAADGDNMGKVVSEKACSGGLKELEEFSKVLSKFSANVREIVENQHNGALVYGGGDDVLAFLPLDRALPCANALRQEFSNLTGCTMSVGIAIAHYAAPLQTAVRWAREAERDAKAQSGKNALAVHLHTRTAGEEHIAARHSWDDDPVNRWDLWTTMLDERKLPSQAAYHLRQLACEFNGIMASDVLYKEAERILKRKRADSGTEELDQDAVANILRFAGGKNNMSAQSLHGAVNEILIARKIVPALTLTRQKGEQE; from the coding sequence GTGACATACCTTGTATCCATCTCAATCGGGCCAGTACAGGATTTCATCGCGGCGGCCAGGAAGACCCGGGATCTCTGGGCAGGTTCTTATCTGCTCAGCGAGATATCCCGCGCGGCAGCTCAGGCGCTGGCCGATAAACAGTGCCAGCTGGTCTATCCCTCCCGTGCGACCGTCGTAAATAGAGATCTTTCCATACCTAACAAGATTCTGGCCATCGCACCGCAGGGTTCCTCTCCGGCAGACCTAGCCAAAGAAGCATCCAATGCCGCCGAGGAGAAATTGTTCGAGTTCCTTGATGCTGCGCTCGAAAAAGTCCGTACCGAATATCCTGAGATTGATGTAAAAGTCTGTCAAAGCCAGGTTGAGACCTTTTTGGAGCTCTACGCGGCCTGGTGGCCAATGAAGGACGGCAATCTCGTGGAAGCCCGCGAACAGGTGGAAGAGCTAATGGCCGGGCGCAAGGCGCTCCGGGACTTCGCACAGTCGGCAAGCAGCGCCGGCGTTCCGAAGAGCAGCCTGGACCCCGGCCGGGACGCAGTGCTTGATGGCCGTAAGGTTCGGGAACACCGTACGGGACAGGAACATAACCTGGACATCAAGCAAGGCGAGATGCTGGATGCGATATCCCTCACGAAGCGCTTCGGCCCTGCCCAGCGTTTTGTATCCACCGCGAGAGTTGCCGCCGACCCTCTGATCCGTAGAATGAAAGGATCGCCAACTCTGGAGGAGCTGCGGGGACTCGCAGAGGAGATGCTAAAGCAGAAGAGTCAGCTCTGCACATCATTCTCCCCCGAGTCTTTCCCGCAATATGCTGAGTTCCCGTACGACACATCTCTGTTTTTCAGTGAAGGGCGAGAGGAGGTAGCCGAGGATCCGGCAAAGGACCTGGTCCCAGACTTCACGCATGTGCTGGGTCGCTTTCTTCGTGATAACGAACTGCCATCTCAGTTGCCAGCCTACTACGCAATACTGGCGGCCGACGGCGACAATATGGGGAAAGTGGTCTCGGAAAAGGCGTGCTCCGGAGGACTTAAGGAGCTGGAGGAGTTTTCCAAGGTCTTGTCGAAATTCAGCGCGAACGTCCGGGAAATCGTCGAAAACCAGCATAACGGAGCCCTTGTCTATGGGGGCGGAGATGATGTGCTGGCGTTCCTCCCTCTGGACAGAGCCCTGCCCTGCGCGAATGCTCTCCGGCAGGAGTTCAGCAACTTGACTGGGTGCACAATGTCGGTCGGCATCGCGATCGCTCACTACGCTGCCCCGTTGCAGACCGCCGTTCGGTGGGCTCGGGAAGCAGAGCGAGACGCCAAGGCGCAATCGGGCAAGAATGCGCTCGCCGTCCACCTGCACACGCGCACAGCCGGAGAAGAGCACATCGCGGCCAGGCACAGTTGGGATGATGACCCGGTCAACCGCTGGGATCTCTGGACCACGATGCTGGATGAGCGGAAACTCCCATCCCAGGCAGCATATCACTTGCGCCAACTGGCGTGCGAGTTCAACGGGATAATGGCGAGCGACGTTCTTTACAAGGAGGCTGAACGGATCCTGAAACGCAAGCGCGCGGACTCCGGAACCGAGGAGCTTGACCAGGATGCTGTCGCAAATATTCTGAGGTTTGCCGGAGGGAAGAACAACATGAGCGCACAGTCCCTTCACGGCGCTGTTAACGAGATCCTGATAGCCCGGAAGATCGTGCCAGCACTAACGTTGACACGTCAAAAAGGAGAGCAGGAATGA
- a CDS encoding CRISPR-associated protein Cmr3 gives MTTVLLIQPRDPLLFRDGRPFTADPGAMARSLDWPMPSTVAGAVRTLIGNANGFAWQQDGPHLALQIRIRGPLAVVEGKDGKCRIYVAAPADVLWFEDGKTCEVLRPLRTLPEGAGCTMPAGLMPVSVSAREKPYTRIASWPMDSMLSFLLEGKVPDANECIERFPREARTHVRMNAQTLTADPGGLFSTESLCIPDVTIQRTNARRTGLLVQIVSDCDVPQNCFFPLGGERRAAIAMEAHGQWPEPPGEWVEKLAKTVSGKKRIKLQLVTPAVFANGWRPGWIGDDLTGTVPGTGIQVKLVSACVPRPIGFSGWDYKEGKPKAASYAAPAGSVYFFEITGGDVDKEELGKLFLAPLCDESRFSNDGFGLALPGMWDYAGEAQ, from the coding sequence ATGACCACTGTTCTGCTTATCCAGCCGCGTGACCCGCTTCTGTTCCGCGATGGACGCCCCTTCACCGCCGACCCTGGCGCGATGGCGCGGTCGCTGGACTGGCCGATGCCTTCCACAGTGGCGGGAGCTGTGCGCACGCTGATCGGTAACGCAAACGGGTTCGCCTGGCAGCAAGACGGCCCGCATCTGGCCTTGCAGATCCGTATCCGGGGCCCGTTGGCTGTTGTGGAAGGCAAAGACGGAAAGTGCCGCATTTATGTGGCCGCTCCTGCGGACGTCCTGTGGTTCGAGGATGGCAAAACATGCGAGGTTCTGCGGCCGCTCAGAACTCTGCCCGAAGGGGCTGGGTGTACGATGCCCGCTGGACTGATGCCGGTGAGCGTGAGCGCCAGAGAGAAGCCCTACACGCGGATCGCGAGCTGGCCGATGGATTCGATGCTCTCCTTCCTGCTGGAAGGCAAGGTGCCTGATGCGAACGAGTGCATTGAGCGCTTCCCGCGGGAGGCTCGCACGCACGTCCGGATGAACGCACAGACTCTAACGGCAGACCCTGGCGGTCTGTTCTCGACGGAGTCGCTATGCATCCCCGATGTAACGATCCAACGGACAAACGCACGCCGCACCGGCCTGCTTGTTCAGATAGTGTCAGACTGCGACGTTCCCCAGAACTGCTTTTTCCCGTTGGGCGGCGAACGGCGTGCCGCGATAGCGATGGAAGCTCATGGGCAGTGGCCGGAGCCGCCCGGAGAGTGGGTGGAGAAGCTGGCGAAAACCGTGTCCGGGAAGAAACGGATCAAGCTCCAGCTGGTAACGCCGGCGGTGTTTGCCAACGGATGGCGTCCGGGTTGGATCGGAGATGACCTGACTGGAACCGTACCTGGAACAGGGATCCAGGTGAAGCTTGTCAGCGCGTGCGTCCCCCGCCCTATCGGCTTCAGTGGGTGGGACTACAAAGAGGGCAAACCCAAAGCGGCAAGCTACGCCGCGCCTGCGGGAAGCGTGTACTTTTTTGAGATCACGGGTGGTGATGTGGATAAGGAGGAACTCGGCAAGTTATTCCTGGCGCCGCTCTGTGACGAGTCTCGATTCAGTAACGATGGTTTTGGCCTGGCGTTGCCGGGTATGTGGGATTACGCCGGAGAGGCACAGTGA
- a CDS encoding carbohydrate ABC transporter, N-acetylglucosamine/diacetylchitobiose-binding protein: MRKSNVIASLAAAVLAGLVFGCGRAPQEEVLEVAVFQGGYGIDFFERKARQFEQEHPEILTPPGKDKPLKIKLWGSPRVWEQLRPRFVSGEVPDLTWPGWGMDYWKLVAENQAMPMNRFLEKKAWDRDIPWKDTFDKALLEKGSYKGKYYIIPFNNNLFSWWYNAAMFEKNGWKPPRTYPELLELCEKIKAKGIDPITFQGKYPDYMLRGFLFPWVISIGGIDAFNDAQDLKPGAWKSPAFLQAARMVAELRDRGYFAKGALGKTHTQAQSDFVAGKAAFIPCGTWLASEQKDDIAAHPEFRMEFMLTPYVPGGKGDPTALCTGTEDWIIPAKAKHPEMAAEFFRFLTSLENTREWVKEKNTFTCIRGSEEVELPPYLKGAAKLYSQSRQIWTAQYAQWYPEMKKEAEDALRRLLNGDITPEKCVDLMEQAAARIRANPDVIKHKVRR, encoded by the coding sequence ATGCGCAAGAGCAACGTCATCGCTTCCCTTGCCGCCGCCGTGTTGGCGGGGCTGGTGTTCGGATGCGGCCGCGCGCCTCAGGAGGAGGTGCTGGAGGTCGCGGTCTTCCAGGGCGGCTACGGCATAGACTTCTTCGAGCGCAAGGCTCGCCAGTTCGAGCAGGAGCATCCGGAGATCCTTACTCCACCCGGGAAGGACAAGCCACTGAAGATCAAACTTTGGGGCAGCCCGCGTGTCTGGGAGCAGCTTCGGCCCCGATTCGTCTCAGGCGAGGTGCCCGACCTCACCTGGCCCGGCTGGGGGATGGACTACTGGAAGCTGGTGGCCGAGAACCAGGCGATGCCGATGAACCGCTTCCTGGAGAAGAAGGCGTGGGACCGGGACATCCCCTGGAAAGACACCTTCGATAAGGCCCTGCTGGAGAAAGGGAGCTATAAGGGCAAGTATTACATCATCCCCTTCAATAACAACCTCTTCAGCTGGTGGTACAACGCGGCGATGTTCGAGAAGAACGGCTGGAAGCCGCCGCGGACCTACCCCGAGCTGCTGGAACTCTGCGAAAAGATCAAGGCGAAAGGCATTGACCCCATCACGTTTCAGGGGAAATACCCGGACTACATGCTTCGCGGATTCCTGTTCCCATGGGTAATCTCCATCGGAGGGATAGACGCGTTCAACGACGCGCAGGATCTGAAGCCGGGAGCCTGGAAGAGCCCGGCCTTCCTGCAGGCCGCCCGGATGGTGGCCGAGCTTCGCGATCGGGGATACTTTGCGAAGGGGGCTCTCGGCAAGACGCACACTCAGGCGCAGTCGGATTTCGTGGCCGGTAAGGCAGCGTTCATCCCGTGCGGTACTTGGCTGGCCAGCGAGCAGAAAGACGACATCGCCGCTCACCCGGAGTTCCGGATGGAGTTCATGCTGACGCCTTACGTTCCCGGCGGCAAGGGCGATCCCACGGCACTTTGCACCGGCACCGAGGACTGGATCATCCCGGCGAAGGCGAAGCATCCGGAAATGGCGGCCGAGTTCTTCCGCTTCCTGACCAGCCTGGAGAACACGCGGGAGTGGGTGAAAGAGAAGAACACTTTCACCTGCATCCGCGGAAGCGAGGAAGTGGAGCTGCCTCCCTACCTGAAGGGCGCCGCGAAGCTTTACTCGCAATCCCGGCAGATCTGGACCGCGCAGTACGCTCAGTGGTATCCGGAGATGAAGAAGGAGGCCGAGGACGCCCTGCGCCGGCTTCTGAACGGAGACATCACGCCGGAGAAGTGTGTGGATCTGATGGAGCAAGCTGCCGCCCGCATCCGGGCTAACCCGGACGTCATCAAACACAAGGTGCGCCGCTGA
- the cas1-1 gene encoding CRISPR-associated endonuclease Cas1 1, protein MTTELLNTLYVFTQGAYVHLDGDTVRVDLKDERLKQTPLHHLGAIVTFGLVTVSPYLMHRCAEDGRAVTFMDVNGRFLARVEGATSGNVLLRKAQYETHRDESAAAAVARCIVAGKLQNCRGVLNRAIREAGEGQRAKEAVAALSRAAEAVAGQLKSLEEARSLDAVRGAEGHGSAAYFEAFDSLITQQRTDFRFDSRSRRPPKDRVNALLSFLYALLVNDCRAACEGVGLDPQFGFLHAIRPGRPALALDLMEEFRAPFADRLALTLINRKQIGPEDFRERPGGAVLLNEDGRKKVVVAYQTRKQTEVSHPMLKTRVPLGVVPHLQARILARCLRGDIPFYTPFIPR, encoded by the coding sequence GTGACCACCGAGCTGCTGAACACGCTTTACGTCTTCACGCAGGGAGCCTACGTGCACCTGGACGGAGACACGGTCCGGGTGGATCTAAAGGACGAGAGGCTCAAGCAGACCCCTCTGCATCACCTTGGCGCCATCGTGACTTTCGGCTTGGTGACAGTAAGCCCTTACCTGATGCATCGGTGCGCCGAGGATGGCCGGGCGGTAACGTTTATGGACGTGAACGGCCGCTTTCTGGCACGGGTGGAAGGGGCCACAAGCGGGAATGTGCTGCTCCGGAAGGCCCAGTATGAGACGCACCGGGACGAGTCAGCCGCTGCAGCTGTGGCCCGTTGCATTGTTGCAGGGAAGCTTCAGAACTGCAGAGGAGTATTGAACCGGGCCATCCGCGAAGCCGGGGAAGGACAAAGGGCAAAGGAAGCGGTGGCCGCCCTCTCCAGGGCGGCAGAGGCTGTTGCCGGTCAGCTGAAAAGCCTGGAGGAAGCACGCTCGCTCGATGCCGTGCGAGGAGCCGAGGGACACGGATCAGCGGCATATTTCGAGGCGTTCGATTCCCTTATCACCCAGCAACGGACGGACTTCCGCTTTGACTCCCGGAGCCGCAGACCGCCAAAGGATCGCGTAAATGCTCTTCTCTCTTTCCTGTATGCCTTGCTGGTGAACGATTGCCGCGCGGCCTGCGAAGGGGTGGGACTTGATCCGCAGTTCGGGTTTCTTCACGCCATCCGGCCAGGGCGGCCGGCGTTGGCTCTGGACCTGATGGAGGAGTTCCGCGCACCCTTTGCAGACCGCTTGGCGCTGACGCTGATCAACCGCAAGCAGATCGGTCCCGAAGACTTTCGCGAGAGGCCTGGTGGCGCAGTTTTGTTGAATGAGGATGGGCGTAAAAAGGTGGTGGTCGCCTACCAGACGCGGAAGCAGACCGAGGTATCCCATCCCATGCTGAAGACTCGCGTACCACTAGGGGTAGTCCCTCATCTGCAGGCGAGGATCCTGGCCCGTTGCCTGCGGGGTGATATCCCGTTCTATACCCCCTTTATCCCTCGCTAG
- a CDS encoding type I-C CRISPR-associated protein Cas7/Csd2, translating to MSDVIKNRYEFLYLFDCENGNPNGDPDAGNAPRVDPEDMHGLVSDVALKRRIRNYVQIARGNQAPYCIFVEHATNLNRPIVMAHEKTEGGFQPGARVGKDKVELARRWMCQNFYDVRALGAVMSTGPNAGQVRGPVQLSFARSLHPILPLDASVTRMAVAEDVREAKSSEDYLKWEKEQPEDQLRTMGRKALIPYGLYCANGFISAHLAEGTGFTEEDLQLLWEALLNMYDHDRSASKGTMSARKLVVFRHVGTDSDPAQRERQAKLGCAPAHRLLDLGGAEDDGKAIVRVWQKDPTRPPRKFSDFAVEIHKERVPAGVEVLEML from the coding sequence ATGTCTGACGTCATCAAGAATCGCTACGAGTTTCTGTATCTGTTTGACTGCGAGAACGGCAATCCCAACGGAGATCCCGATGCGGGGAACGCGCCCCGGGTGGACCCTGAGGATATGCACGGTCTGGTGTCCGATGTGGCGCTGAAGCGGCGGATCCGCAACTACGTGCAGATCGCCCGCGGGAATCAGGCTCCCTACTGCATCTTCGTGGAGCACGCCACCAATCTGAACCGTCCCATCGTGATGGCCCACGAGAAGACGGAAGGCGGCTTTCAGCCGGGTGCCAGAGTTGGCAAGGACAAGGTGGAGCTGGCGCGCAGATGGATGTGTCAGAACTTCTACGATGTGCGCGCGTTGGGGGCGGTTATGAGCACAGGCCCGAATGCGGGTCAGGTGCGCGGACCGGTCCAGCTTTCGTTCGCACGTTCGCTGCATCCGATCCTGCCGCTTGATGCCTCCGTCACCAGGATGGCTGTCGCTGAGGACGTGCGCGAAGCGAAGTCCAGCGAGGACTACCTGAAGTGGGAAAAAGAGCAGCCGGAAGACCAGCTGCGCACTATGGGGCGAAAAGCCCTTATCCCGTATGGCCTTTATTGCGCTAACGGCTTCATCAGTGCTCATCTGGCGGAAGGGACAGGCTTCACGGAGGAGGACCTGCAACTCCTGTGGGAAGCGTTGCTGAACATGTACGACCACGACCGTAGCGCCAGCAAAGGGACCATGTCAGCGCGCAAGCTGGTGGTGTTCCGGCACGTCGGCACGGACAGCGATCCCGCTCAGCGGGAGCGGCAGGCCAAACTTGGCTGCGCTCCGGCGCATCGGCTCCTGGACCTGGGGGGCGCGGAAGACGACGGGAAAGCCATTGTGCGCGTCTGGCAGAAGGATCCGACCAGGCCACCGCGCAAGTTCTCCGACTTTGCGGTGGAAATCCATAAGGAGCGCGTTCCGGCGGGGGTGGAAGTCCTCGAGATGCTGTAA